A part of Heliangelus exortis chromosome 3, bHelExo1.hap1, whole genome shotgun sequence genomic DNA contains:
- the NT5E gene encoding 5'-nucleotidase isoform X2 — MAGWAAGPWLCAAAVLCAAAELRLTLLHTNDVHGRVEARGAGTRSCAGEEKRLAGCFGGVARRAARVAAERAAHRNVLLLDAGDQYQGTVWFSRFKGREAAHFMNLLRYDAMALGNHEFDEGVSGLLDPLLKNANFTILSANIKGKTPLGNEMMKYVKPFKIVHFGSESVGIVGYTTKETSFLSQPGDDVIFEDEIEALQLQVNKLTSMGVNKIIALGHSGFTVDKNIAQKVKGVDVVIGGHTNTFLYTGTPPSTEQPAGPYPFMVDSDDGRKVPVVQAYAYGKYLGYLNVTFDKKGNVVEAVGNPILLDTSIPQDEHIEEEVEEWRKNLGNYSEEIGKTSVYLDGTSQMCRFQECNMGNLLCDAVLYENVGYPDKKSWNHVSMCILNGGGIRSPIDEQSTNGIHVVYDLSRAPGSRVVTLEVLCTACRVPAYVPLQMDEIYNVTLPSYMLFGGDGYHMLQNKNLGYTKGEPDIEVVSRYLQRMKRVYPAVEGRIKFSSGSLTEGSLTLISVLLTVTFLCT, encoded by the exons ATGGCGGGGTGGGCGGCCGGGCCGTGGCTTTGCGCGGCGGCGGTGCTGTGCGCGGCGGCGGAGCTGCGGCTGACCCTGCTGCACACCAACGACGTGCACGGGCGGGTAGAAGCGCGGGGCGCGGGGACGCGGAGCTGCGCGGGCGAGGAGAAGCGGCTGGCGGGCTGCTTCGGCGGCGTAGCGCGGAGGGCTGCGCGGGTGGCGGCGGAGCGGGCCGCGCACCGCAACGTGCTGCTGCTGGACGCCGGGGACCAGTACCAGGGCACGGTGTGGTTCTCCCGCTTCAAGGGCCGGGAGGCCGCCCACTTCATGAACCTCCTGCGCTACGATGCCATG GCATTGGGGAACCATGAGTTTGATGAAGGTGTGAGTGGATTATTAGACCCTCTTCTTAAGAATGCTAATTTTACCATCCTGAGTGCAAACATCAAGGGCAAAACTCCACTAGGAAATGAAATGATGAAATATGttaaaccttttaaaatagTGCATTTTGGCTCAGAATCAGTCGGAATTGTTGGCTACACTACAAAGGAAACGTCTTTTCTTTCACAGCCAG gggaTGATGTAATATTTGAAGATGAAATTGAAGCACTGCAATTACAAGTGAATAAACTTACTTCTATGGGAGTAAACAAAATAATTGCTCTAGGACATTCTGGTTTTACTGTGGACAAAAATATTGCCCAAAAAGTGAAAGGAGTGGATGTTGTAATTGGAggacacacaaacacatttctctACACAG GCACCCCACCCTCCACTGAACAGCCAGCTGGCCCCTATCCATTCATGGTTGACTCAGATGATGGGAGGAAGGTGCCAGTTGTACAAGCTTACGCTTACGGAAAATATCTGGGTTACTTAAATGTTACATTTGACAAGAAAGGAAATGTAGTTGAAGCAGTTGGAAACCCCATCCTGCTGGACACCAGCATTCCCCAAG ATGAGCACATTGAAGAAGAAGTGGAAGAATGGAGGAAGAACCTGGGGAATTATTCTGAAGAGATTGGAAAGACAAGTGTTTACCTGGATGGAACAAGCCAAATGTGCCGTTTCCAAGAATGTAACATGGGAAATCTCCTTTGTGATGCTGTG CTTTATGAGAATGTTGGATATCCAGATAAAAAGTCATGGAACCATGTTTCAATGTGCATCCTGAATGGAGGTGGGATACGATCACCCATTGATGAGCAGAGCACTAATG GCATCCATGTGGTCTATGATCTCTCCAGAGCCCCAGGAAGCAGAGTTGTTACCTTGGAAGTGCTCTGCACAGCCTGCCGCGTCCCAGCCTACGTCCCACTCCAGATGGATGAAATCTACAATGTGACTCTTCCCTCCTACATGTTATTCGGAGGAGATGGGTATCATAtgctacaaaataaaaacctgggATACACTAAAG GTGAACCTGATATTGAAGTTGTTTCCCGTTACCTCCAGAGGATGAAGAGAGTTTACCCAGCAGTTGAAGGTCGAATCAAGTTTTCTTCTGGAAGCCTTACTGAGGGAAGCCTCACCCTGATTTCTGTACTGCTCACTGTAACATTCTTGTGTACTTGA
- the NT5E gene encoding 5'-nucleotidase isoform X1, with the protein MAGWAAGPWLCAAAVLCAAAELRLTLLHTNDVHGRVEARGAGTRSCAGEEKRLAGCFGGVARRAARVAAERAAHRNVLLLDAGDQYQGTVWFSRFKGREAAHFMNLLRYDAMALGNHEFDEGVSGLLDPLLKNANFTILSANIKGKTPLGNEMMKYVKPFKIVHFGSESVGIVGYTTKETSFLSQPGDDVIFEDEIEALQLQVNKLTSMGVNKIIALGHSGFTVDKNIAQKVKGVDVVIGGHTNTFLYTGTPPSTEQPAGPYPFMVDSDDGRKVPVVQAYAYGKYLGYLNVTFDKKGNVVEAVGNPILLDTSIPQDEHIEEEVEEWRKNLGNYSEEIGKTSVYLDGTSQMCRFQECNMGNLLCDAVLYENVGYPDKKSWNHVSMCILNGGGIRSPIDEQSTNGSITLEDLLSVLPFGGRFDLVRIRGSTLKEAFEHSVRRYGSGSGELLQVGGIHVVYDLSRAPGSRVVTLEVLCTACRVPAYVPLQMDEIYNVTLPSYMLFGGDGYHMLQNKNLGYTKGEPDIEVVSRYLQRMKRVYPAVEGRIKFSSGSLTEGSLTLISVLLTVTFLCT; encoded by the exons ATGGCGGGGTGGGCGGCCGGGCCGTGGCTTTGCGCGGCGGCGGTGCTGTGCGCGGCGGCGGAGCTGCGGCTGACCCTGCTGCACACCAACGACGTGCACGGGCGGGTAGAAGCGCGGGGCGCGGGGACGCGGAGCTGCGCGGGCGAGGAGAAGCGGCTGGCGGGCTGCTTCGGCGGCGTAGCGCGGAGGGCTGCGCGGGTGGCGGCGGAGCGGGCCGCGCACCGCAACGTGCTGCTGCTGGACGCCGGGGACCAGTACCAGGGCACGGTGTGGTTCTCCCGCTTCAAGGGCCGGGAGGCCGCCCACTTCATGAACCTCCTGCGCTACGATGCCATG GCATTGGGGAACCATGAGTTTGATGAAGGTGTGAGTGGATTATTAGACCCTCTTCTTAAGAATGCTAATTTTACCATCCTGAGTGCAAACATCAAGGGCAAAACTCCACTAGGAAATGAAATGATGAAATATGttaaaccttttaaaatagTGCATTTTGGCTCAGAATCAGTCGGAATTGTTGGCTACACTACAAAGGAAACGTCTTTTCTTTCACAGCCAG gggaTGATGTAATATTTGAAGATGAAATTGAAGCACTGCAATTACAAGTGAATAAACTTACTTCTATGGGAGTAAACAAAATAATTGCTCTAGGACATTCTGGTTTTACTGTGGACAAAAATATTGCCCAAAAAGTGAAAGGAGTGGATGTTGTAATTGGAggacacacaaacacatttctctACACAG GCACCCCACCCTCCACTGAACAGCCAGCTGGCCCCTATCCATTCATGGTTGACTCAGATGATGGGAGGAAGGTGCCAGTTGTACAAGCTTACGCTTACGGAAAATATCTGGGTTACTTAAATGTTACATTTGACAAGAAAGGAAATGTAGTTGAAGCAGTTGGAAACCCCATCCTGCTGGACACCAGCATTCCCCAAG ATGAGCACATTGAAGAAGAAGTGGAAGAATGGAGGAAGAACCTGGGGAATTATTCTGAAGAGATTGGAAAGACAAGTGTTTACCTGGATGGAACAAGCCAAATGTGCCGTTTCCAAGAATGTAACATGGGAAATCTCCTTTGTGATGCTGTG CTTTATGAGAATGTTGGATATCCAGATAAAAAGTCATGGAACCATGTTTCAATGTGCATCCTGAATGGAGGTGGGATACGATCACCCATTGATGAGCAGAGCACTAATG GTAGCATTACTTTGGAAGATTTGCTGTCTGTTTTGCCCTTTGGAGGTCGTTTTGATCTGGTAAGGATAAGAGGCTCCACTTTGAAAGAAGCTTTTGAGCACAGCGTGCGCAGGTACGGGAGTGGAAGCggagagctgctgcaggtgggag GCATCCATGTGGTCTATGATCTCTCCAGAGCCCCAGGAAGCAGAGTTGTTACCTTGGAAGTGCTCTGCACAGCCTGCCGCGTCCCAGCCTACGTCCCACTCCAGATGGATGAAATCTACAATGTGACTCTTCCCTCCTACATGTTATTCGGAGGAGATGGGTATCATAtgctacaaaataaaaacctgggATACACTAAAG GTGAACCTGATATTGAAGTTGTTTCCCGTTACCTCCAGAGGATGAAGAGAGTTTACCCAGCAGTTGAAGGTCGAATCAAGTTTTCTTCTGGAAGCCTTACTGAGGGAAGCCTCACCCTGATTTCTGTACTGCTCACTGTAACATTCTTGTGTACTTGA